From the Acidilutibacter cellobiosedens genome, one window contains:
- a CDS encoding cyclic lactone autoinducer peptide has product MKKQCLEILAAMAVKAIRQSNNTASRYWSYQPTPPKGIKSFKK; this is encoded by the coding sequence ATGAAAAAACAATGTCTTGAAATTTTAGCTGCTATGGCAGTGAAAGCAATAAGACAATCCAATAACACCGCTTCTCGCTATTGGTCTTACCAGCCTACCCCCCCTAAAGGAATAAAGTCCTTCAAAAAATAG